A genomic region of Myxosarcina sp. GI1 contains the following coding sequences:
- a CDS encoding DEAD/DEAH box helicase, which produces MTVIHGSWLIDCERDCFFVWGETWRSLVNIDSISDAEGSLVHPFCLSETELSDFFTKNNLSLERVLNSKLKDIWTTKQIAIPTVTGKSSKMQPVYADDSTSAASESSLEKQVWQVEGFCLTPLEAIALLQMLSLNSLQADNNYLSGELQYATHIYRWTLDLIVRQKYLPGIERGTTIKSVWQPLLDSETDRVRFARFVRLMPPACLAYGSQAAIEPQTLLLRSLSVILDARLRTWSDFNAKATKNISIQPWLRSLVEFPSTLETDRKNISRLDTALYNWTLPINEYLINSQNDNFGRDRYRVCLVLQPPEVTEKNGVQSDWQLNYYLQALDRAEFRVKAATIWQCEDDSLTVKGRTIESPQAALLKGLGLASRIYAPIKASLEQSNPISCQLDPIQVYEFIRSIAWQLQNSGLGIILPPGLASGDSEQRLGIKITAGVATKKRERLSLESLLKYKLEIAVGDRSVSQQDFQRLLDQKSPIVEIEGQWLALQPADVKAAQAVLSDSNEQMNLSVEDALRLSTGDTNVLAKLPVTKFESTGILKELINNLTDNKAVEPVNNIKGFKGELRPYQAKGVGWLSFLETWGLGACLADDMGLGKTIELIAFLLNLKQQDILTKPTLLICPTSVLNNWQREVRKFAPDLKTVIHHGDKRSKGKTFAREVKDKQLVITSYSLVHRDLKTLEAIDWQGVVLDEAQNIKNSAAKQSQAVRQVKAGFRIALTGTPVENRLSELWSILDFLNPGFLGKQTFFQKRFAIPIEKYGDRDSLNTLRSLVRPFILRRLKTDKNIIQDLPEKQEMNVFCGLSAEQAELYQKLVDKSLNEIEDSEGIKRKGLILTLLLRLKQLCNHPELVEKSKGKIKIDSATFGNRSGKLLRLEEMLAELIAEGDRALIFTQFSEWGKMLKPYLETKLNSEVLFLYGATRREARQEMVDRFQNDPNGSRIFILSLKAGGTGLNLTRANHVFHVDRWWNPAVENQATDRAFRIGQKRNVQVHKFVCTGTLEERINDIIESKKELAEQTVNAGEQWLTKLDSDRLRNLLLLDRDAIIDD; this is translated from the coding sequence ATGACAGTCATTCACGGTAGTTGGCTTATAGATTGCGAACGAGATTGCTTTTTTGTCTGGGGTGAGACTTGGCGATCGCTGGTTAATATTGATTCTATAAGTGATGCGGAAGGAAGCCTAGTTCACCCTTTTTGTTTGTCCGAAACAGAATTATCGGACTTTTTTACCAAGAATAATTTGTCCTTAGAACGAGTTTTAAACAGCAAACTAAAAGATATTTGGACAACAAAACAAATTGCTATACCTACCGTTACAGGTAAAAGCTCCAAAATGCAGCCAGTATATGCAGATGACAGTACATCGGCAGCTAGCGAATCTAGTTTAGAAAAACAGGTTTGGCAGGTTGAAGGATTTTGTTTGACTCCTTTAGAAGCGATCGCTCTATTACAAATGCTATCGCTTAATTCTTTACAGGCAGATAATAACTATCTATCTGGCGAATTGCAGTATGCAACACATATTTATCGCTGGACTTTAGATTTGATTGTCAGACAAAAGTATTTACCAGGGATAGAACGTGGAACTACAATTAAAAGCGTTTGGCAACCTTTATTAGACAGCGAGACAGATCGGGTGAGATTTGCCAGATTTGTGCGCTTAATGCCCCCTGCTTGTTTGGCTTATGGTAGCCAGGCAGCAATAGAACCGCAAACTTTATTATTGCGATCGCTGTCGGTAATTTTAGATGCCAGACTGCGTACTTGGAGCGATTTTAATGCCAAAGCGACTAAAAATATCTCGATTCAGCCCTGGTTGCGATCGCTTGTCGAATTTCCCAGTACCTTGGAAACCGATCGTAAAAATATTAGTCGCCTCGATACGGCACTGTATAACTGGACGCTACCAATAAATGAATATTTAATAAATAGCCAAAACGATAATTTTGGGCGCGATCGCTATCGGGTTTGTTTGGTGTTGCAGCCACCAGAAGTCACTGAAAAGAATGGCGTACAAAGCGACTGGCAGTTAAATTATTATTTACAAGCGTTAGATCGAGCAGAGTTTAGGGTTAAAGCAGCTACTATTTGGCAATGCGAAGATGATTCTCTAACAGTTAAAGGCAGAACTATCGAAAGCCCTCAAGCTGCACTACTAAAAGGTTTAGGATTGGCAAGCCGTATCTATGCACCAATAAAAGCCAGTTTAGAACAAAGTAATCCGATTAGTTGTCAACTAGATCCGATCCAGGTTTACGAGTTTATTCGTTCTATTGCCTGGCAACTACAAAATAGCGGTTTGGGCATAATTTTACCTCCTGGTTTAGCATCGGGAGACAGCGAACAAAGATTGGGAATCAAAATTACTGCTGGAGTTGCTACCAAAAAAAGAGAACGTTTAAGCTTAGAAAGCTTACTAAAATACAAGCTAGAAATTGCTGTTGGCGATCGCAGCGTTTCCCAACAGGATTTTCAGCGTTTATTAGACCAAAAATCGCCCATAGTTGAAATTGAAGGACAGTGGTTGGCTTTGCAGCCAGCAGATGTCAAAGCGGCACAGGCGGTTTTAAGCGATTCTAACGAGCAGATGAATTTAAGCGTAGAAGATGCTCTGCGTCTATCTACTGGCGATACCAATGTTTTAGCCAAACTGCCCGTAACCAAATTTGAATCTACGGGAATTTTGAAGGAACTCATCAATAATTTAACTGACAACAAAGCGGTAGAACCCGTCAACAACATTAAAGGTTTTAAAGGCGAACTACGACCCTATCAGGCTAAAGGAGTAGGTTGGCTATCTTTTCTCGAAACCTGGGGTTTGGGTGCTTGTTTGGCAGACGACATGGGATTAGGAAAAACCATCGAACTGATTGCTTTTTTACTCAATCTCAAACAGCAGGATATTTTAACCAAACCGACTCTATTAATCTGTCCGACTTCGGTACTTAATAATTGGCAACGAGAAGTTAGAAAATTCGCTCCAGATCTTAAAACAGTAATTCACCATGGAGATAAACGCAGTAAAGGAAAAACCTTTGCTAGAGAAGTAAAAGATAAACAGTTGGTAATTACTAGTTATTCTTTGGTGCATCGAGATCTAAAAACCTTAGAAGCGATCGATTGGCAGGGAGTAGTATTAGACGAGGCTCAAAATATTAAAAATTCTGCTGCCAAACAGTCCCAGGCAGTACGGCAAGTAAAAGCAGGATTTCGCATTGCTTTAACCGGTACTCCCGTTGAAAATCGCTTGTCAGAACTATGGTCGATCTTAGATTTTCTCAATCCTGGTTTTTTGGGCAAACAGACTTTCTTTCAAAAAAGATTTGCCATTCCTATAGAAAAATATGGCGATCGCGATTCTTTAAATACGCTCCGTTCTCTAGTTAGACCGTTTATTTTGCGTCGTCTGAAAACCGATAAAAACATCATTCAAGACTTACCAGAAAAGCAGGAAATGAATGTTTTTTGTGGTCTGTCGGCAGAGCAAGCAGAGCTTTATCAGAAGTTAGTCGATAAATCACTAAACGAAATTGAAGACTCAGAAGGAATCAAACGTAAAGGATTAATTCTTACTTTATTGTTGCGCTTAAAACAGCTATGCAACCATCCAGAGTTAGTCGAAAAAAGTAAGGGCAAAATAAAAATCGATTCTGCTACCTTTGGCAATCGTTCTGGTAAGTTATTGCGTTTAGAAGAAATGTTAGCCGAACTTATTGCTGAAGGCGATCGCGCTTTAATCTTTACTCAATTTTCTGAATGGGGCAAGATGCTAAAACCCTATCTAGAAACCAAACTAAACAGCGAAGTTTTGTTTTTATATGGCGCAACTCGTCGCGAAGCCAGACAGGAAATGGTCGATCGCTTTCAAAACGATCCCAACGGTTCGAGAATTTTTATTTTGTCTTTAAAAGCAGGCGGTACGGGTTTGAATCTAACTAGAGCCAATCATGTCTTTCACGTCGATCGCTGGTGGAATCCCGCCGTAGAAAATCAGGCTACAGATCGGGCATTTCGTATCGGACAAAAACGTAACGTGCAGGTACACAAATTTGTCTGTACTGGTACTTTAGAAGAGAGAATTAATGACATTATTGAAAGTAAAAAAGAACTGGCAGAACAAACTGTAAATGCGGGCGAACAATGGTTGACCAAACTAGATAGCGATCGCCTGCGTAATCTATTATTATTAGACCGCGATGCAATTATTGATGATTAG
- a CDS encoding aldo/keto reductase, translating to MSQKTNRRIFLIGSAAAATAIGTKALTKQQKRAVSMPTTSTMPERVLGRTNVSLPIFGLGGAGQTPISQSGREPEAIALIEKALELGIRYYDTAANYGPSEAHYGKVLPPYRDRIYINSKTDARDYDSAWRELERSLKRLNTDYLDSWQLHHVSFTEELDEIFSDSGAIKAVEQAKEQGLIKFAGITGHHEPDIIAEGLRRYDFDTTLISLNAADVHHPRPFSSTVLPVAQEKNVGVIAMKVPAYGRLLTSGILKGMEQAMGYSLSLPGVHCCIIAAEDPAQLESNFRVAQNYQSLDAEAMQAIEQLTINAGEDGAFFRRWT from the coding sequence ATGAGCCAGAAAACCAATAGACGCATTTTCCTAATCGGCAGTGCAGCAGCAGCAACAGCTATCGGTACGAAAGCTCTAACCAAACAGCAAAAGCGAGCCGTCTCGATGCCAACGACTTCTACTATGCCCGAAAGAGTATTAGGCAGAACTAATGTTAGTCTACCAATTTTTGGGCTGGGAGGAGCGGGACAAACCCCAATATCTCAAAGCGGACGAGAACCAGAAGCGATCGCTTTGATTGAAAAAGCTTTAGAATTAGGCATTCGCTATTACGATACCGCAGCTAATTACGGTCCGTCGGAAGCGCATTATGGCAAAGTCTTACCCCCATATCGCGATCGCATCTACATTAATAGTAAAACCGACGCTAGAGACTATGATAGTGCCTGGCGCGAACTGGAGCGATCGCTCAAACGTCTCAACACAGACTATCTCGATTCCTGGCAACTCCACCACGTTTCTTTTACCGAAGAATTAGACGAGATTTTTAGCGACAGTGGGGCAATAAAAGCCGTAGAACAAGCAAAAGAGCAGGGATTGATTAAATTTGCGGGAATTACAGGTCATCACGAACCAGATATTATTGCCGAAGGTTTGCGCCGCTACGACTTCGATACTACTCTAATTTCTCTCAATGCTGCCGACGTACATCATCCCCGTCCCTTTTCCTCTACCGTCTTACCAGTGGCACAGGAGAAAAATGTTGGTGTAATTGCTATGAAAGTACCTGCTTACGGACGATTACTAACTTCTGGCATTCTGAAGGGCATGGAGCAAGCAATGGGCTACAGTCTTTCCCTACCTGGAGTACATTGCTGTATTATTGCTGCCGAAGATCCCGCACAGTTAGAGTCTAATTTTAGAGTAGCGCAGAACTACCAGTCTTTAGATGCCGAAGCCATGCAGGCGATCGAACAGTTAACCATTAATGCAGGTGAAGACGGGGCATTTTTCCGCAGGTGGACGTAA
- a CDS encoding bifunctional (p)ppGpp synthetase/guanosine-3',5'-bis(diphosphate) 3'-pyrophosphohydrolase codes for MTAIYLAETPKTELELPDWLQACLLQQKSDSNQTDADLICRAFNFAYKLHEGQYRKSGAPYIAHPVAVAGLLRDLGGDSVTIAAGFLHDVVEDTEVTLEEIEELFGLQVRQLVEGVTKLSKFNFSSKTERQAENFRRMFLAMATDIRVIVVKLADRLHNMRTLEHLDPKKQKRISLETREIFAPLANRLGIGRFKWELEDLCFKYLEPEAYEQIKALVAERRADREARIAWVTETLRSRLEKLKIRISELQGRPKHLYGIYQKMQRQHKEFSQIYDIAAFRIIVETNEECYRALAVVHDAFKPIPGRFKDYIGLPKPNRYQSLHTTVVGSNGRPIEVQIRTMEMHHVAEYGIAAHWKYKESGSSDLQVSSDDDKFTWLRQLLEWQNDLKDAQEYIDSLKDNLFEDDVYVFTPNGDVIALAHGSTAVDFAYRIHTEVGNHMKGARVNGRWTMLSQPLENGDIVEIVTQKNSHPSLDWLNFVVTPSARNRIRQWYKRSHRDENIARGKELLEKELGKSGLDSLLKSEPMQTVAQRCNYLSVDDLLAALGYGEITLNQVVNRLRDVVKEQQPVEEVESELDTEISVSNDRVAPSSSNSNSPIIGVEGLLHHLAGCCKPLPGESIIGVVTQNARGISIHCQDCVNVEKVPGERLVPVSWNSNDERGQVLTYPVDIQIEALDRVGVLKDILARLSDRGINIRNAGVKTSRNRPALISLSLDIRDRQQFEYILQRIQKMSDVLNIHRVINSDR; via the coding sequence ATGACTGCCATCTATCTCGCCGAAACTCCAAAAACAGAACTAGAACTTCCTGATTGGTTACAAGCGTGTTTGCTCCAACAAAAGTCGGACAGCAACCAGACGGATGCCGATTTAATTTGTCGCGCCTTCAATTTTGCTTATAAATTGCACGAAGGTCAATACCGAAAATCTGGAGCTCCTTATATTGCTCATCCAGTTGCCGTAGCTGGCTTATTAAGGGACTTAGGAGGTGATAGCGTCACTATTGCGGCTGGTTTTTTGCATGATGTTGTCGAAGATACCGAGGTAACTTTAGAGGAAATTGAAGAACTTTTTGGTCTTCAGGTACGGCAGTTAGTAGAGGGCGTAACCAAGCTTTCTAAATTTAATTTTTCTAGTAAGACCGAACGCCAGGCTGAAAATTTTCGGCGGATGTTTTTAGCAATGGCAACCGACATCCGCGTGATTGTGGTCAAGCTAGCAGATCGGCTGCATAATATGCGGACGTTAGAGCATCTCGATCCTAAAAAGCAAAAGCGCATCAGCTTGGAAACGCGAGAAATATTTGCTCCTCTAGCCAATAGATTGGGAATTGGTCGGTTTAAATGGGAATTAGAAGATTTATGCTTCAAATACTTAGAACCAGAAGCTTACGAGCAAATAAAAGCTTTAGTTGCCGAACGCCGCGCCGATCGCGAAGCGAGAATTGCTTGGGTAACAGAAACATTGCGATCGCGTCTGGAAAAACTAAAAATTAGAATTTCAGAACTGCAAGGCAGACCAAAACATCTTTACGGCATTTACCAAAAGATGCAGCGGCAGCATAAGGAATTCAGTCAAATTTACGATATTGCTGCCTTTAGAATTATTGTCGAAACTAATGAGGAATGTTACCGCGCTTTAGCGGTAGTTCACGATGCTTTCAAACCAATCCCAGGACGTTTTAAAGACTATATTGGTTTGCCCAAACCAAACCGCTATCAATCTCTTCATACTACCGTCGTCGGTTCCAACGGTCGTCCGATCGAAGTTCAAATTCGGACGATGGAAATGCACCACGTTGCCGAATATGGAATTGCCGCTCACTGGAAGTATAAAGAATCAGGTTCGAGCGACCTACAGGTATCTTCAGATGATGACAAGTTTACCTGGCTACGGCAGCTTTTAGAATGGCAAAACGATCTTAAAGATGCTCAAGAATATATCGACAGCCTCAAAGACAATTTATTTGAAGACGATGTTTATGTCTTTACTCCTAACGGAGATGTTATCGCTCTGGCACATGGATCTACAGCCGTAGATTTTGCTTATCGCATCCATACCGAGGTAGGCAATCACATGAAAGGGGCGAGAGTCAACGGACGCTGGACGATGCTATCTCAACCTTTAGAAAATGGCGATATTGTCGAAATTGTTACGCAAAAAAACAGCCATCCCAGTTTGGACTGGCTCAACTTTGTCGTCACTCCCTCAGCACGCAATCGCATTCGCCAATGGTACAAAAGATCGCATCGGGATGAAAACATCGCTCGCGGTAAAGAGCTATTAGAAAAAGAGTTGGGTAAAAGTGGCTTGGATTCGCTGTTAAAATCCGAACCGATGCAAACGGTAGCCCAGCGCTGCAACTATTTATCTGTAGATGACTTACTAGCAGCATTAGGCTATGGAGAGATAACTTTAAATCAGGTTGTCAATCGCCTACGAGATGTAGTTAAAGAACAGCAGCCAGTAGAAGAAGTTGAATCGGAACTCGATACTGAAATATCGGTTTCTAACGATCGCGTTGCTCCCTCTAGTTCTAATAGCAATTCACCGATTATCGGCGTAGAAGGTCTGTTGCATCACCTGGCAGGCTGTTGCAAGCCCCTGCCTGGAGAATCAATCATAGGTGTGGTAACTCAAAATGCTCGCGGCATTTCCATTCACTGCCAAGATTGCGTCAATGTAGAAAAAGTACCAGGAGAACGTTTGGTACCCGTTAGCTGGAATTCCAACGACGAACGAGGACAGGTTTTGACCTATCCTGTAGACATTCAAATCGAAGCACTCGATCGCGTCGGGGTACTAAAAGATATCTTAGCTCGGTTGAGCGATCGCGGAATCAACATTCGTAATGCAGGAGTTAAAACCAGTCGCAATCGACCAGCTTTAATTTCTCTAAGTTTGGATATCCGCGATCGCCAACAGTTTGAATACATCTTACAGAGAATTCAAAAGATGAGCGACGTGTTAAATATTCATCGGGTGATAAACAGCGATCGCTAA
- the patD gene encoding heterocyst frequency control protein PatD, with product MLSAPQQKAYQEFLVLLTKFKENFKDDAQKINPTTTKERFRKIQQWFEEKIAHSSAEHLAEVEIAPSWQAIQRELIREFRLLSTDVIFLASARQTATKKARLQSIDTRIDKLINYCQTMISQEKL from the coding sequence ATGTTATCTGCACCACAACAAAAAGCATATCAGGAATTTTTAGTTTTATTAACAAAATTTAAAGAGAACTTTAAAGACGATGCACAAAAAATCAACCCAACCACAACCAAAGAACGCTTTAGAAAAATACAGCAGTGGTTTGAGGAAAAAATAGCTCACTCAAGCGCGGAACATTTAGCCGAAGTGGAGATCGCACCTAGCTGGCAAGCCATACAAAGAGAACTAATTAGAGAATTTCGTTTATTATCGACAGATGTAATTTTTTTAGCTTCCGCTCGTCAAACTGCTACTAAAAAAGCGAGATTGCAGAGCATAGATACTCGCATAGATAAACTTATTAACTACTGTCAAACCATGATTTCTCAAGAAAAATTGTAG
- a CDS encoding pentapeptide repeat-containing protein has product MKYFLRLSACLLLLIVLAFPLPALGASSTSVTPSAFSEFTKDELRNKNFAGKDLESVDFAKVELEDADFSNANLRGAVFNASNLSNANLSGVDFTYGFAYLTNFDGANLSDAIFEEAVLSFSTFEGTKIKGADFTNAVLEKWQIKQLCADASGENSKTGVNTRDSIGCR; this is encoded by the coding sequence ATGAAATATTTTCTTCGCCTAAGTGCTTGTTTATTGTTGTTAATCGTGTTAGCTTTTCCCCTGCCCGCTCTTGGAGCAAGTTCTACTTCTGTTACTCCTTCTGCTTTCAGTGAGTTTACTAAAGACGAACTCCGAAACAAAAATTTTGCTGGTAAGGATCTAGAGAGTGTTGATTTTGCCAAAGTCGAGCTAGAAGATGCCGATTTTAGTAACGCCAATCTTCGAGGAGCGGTATTTAACGCTTCCAATCTGTCTAATGCCAATCTCAGCGGTGTTGACTTTACCTATGGGTTTGCTTATTTGACTAATTTTGATGGTGCCAATTTGAGCGATGCTATTTTTGAAGAGGCAGTTCTTTCATTTTCTACATTTGAAGGAACTAAGATAAAAGGGGCTGATTTTACTAATGCAGTTTTAGAAAAATGGCAGATTAAACAACTATGTGCTGACGCTTCTGGCGAAAATTCTAAAACAGGTGTTAACACTAGAGACTCTATAGGCTGTAGATAG